Within Metabacillus sp. KUDC1714, the genomic segment ACTAAATCTGGGGATTCTAGCTTTAATGATTCTTTTGCAGGGATACATGATGGTGAATTAGTTCCAAAAGACAATAAAATTAACCTGCATATATTCGTTGATTGGTCTTCTGTCGAAGTATTTGGAAATGATGGTGAACTGGTGTTAACAGACTTAATCTTCCCGAATGAAAACAGTCAAGATCTAGAATTGTATGCTAAAGGTGGAAATGTGAAAATAAATTCGTTAGAACTATATACTCTAAGATCTACTTGGAGTAAATAATGAAAATCTGTAATAGGGGGATGAAGAATGATTGAGAATAGACTATTTAATACGTTAACTACAATTGTTGATTATTTTATATTAAATTTATTATGGGTGTTAACCTCAATCCCCCTATTTACGTTTTTTCCAGCAACTGCTGCAATGTTTGGTGTGATCCGAAAACGACAGCTACAAAAGGATTCTCAAGGAATTATAAAAGATTTCTTTACCATGTTTAATGAAAATTTTAAACAAAGCTTGGTTATCTCGATCTATTGGGGTTTAGTAGCCACTTTTTTATATTTTGATTATATAGTTATTCATCCTAATAGCTCAATCATCCATCTTATCCTTTATATCGTCTTAATAATAGGTGTCGTCTTGTTTTGTTCCATCTCTATTTATCTATTTCCCACAATGGTCCATTTTGAATTAAGCTGGAAAGTAGTTATAAGAAATGCTTTCTTCTTTTCGCTTATGAATCCGATCCTAACGATTGTTTTATTACTAATTGCAGCAATAGGTTTGGCAATTATATATACGTATCCAGCGATGATATTTATTGTAGGTAGTCCGTTAGCGTATATGATTTATTACATGAGTCAGATGTTTTTTAATCAAGTTGTGATGAAGAAGGAAATGGATTAGGATATAGGGGTTTTACTTTATTGTGGGATACAGAAAATGGCAGTTATTTCTGATGCGGTTCAAGATGTAACAGCTAAAAAACTATAAATCGTTATTATATATCAAAAAAAGAATATACAGTTAGAGGTGAGCGCCTAAGATTAATTAAGTGCTCACCTCTCTTTTTTATTCAACAGTTAATTTAAAGCTACTTTGTACTCAATCCTACTATTAAAAAGCTATGAAAAAGAAGTTTACATTCAAGCTTGTACATTAAACCGATTCCTACCATTTCTTTTGGCGTCGTACAATGCTTTATCAGCTTCAATTATTAGATCAGCAGGATTGTTCATTGGCGTAACGATTAGTTTCGTAACACCTATACTTAATGTAAGATAATTACTTATTTTTGATCCCTTATGGGCGATGTTAGCGTATTTTACTGCTTCTTGAATAGAATTAGCCCTAGCGGATTGCTTGCTCTACTGTACTACTTGGAAGCATTACAATAGTAATGAGTCAGATTCATTTGTTTATTTCATTCTCTCTCTAATGCCTAGTCAAAGCAGCGGCGGTTGGCAAACCCTGTCAAGCCATCTAGTAGTGAATGGAAAGAACGCCTTTTATTCTAAATCATCTTATTTGCCTGAGGCTGATCAAGGCGCTTGCTCTTTTGTTCCTGAAAATTCTTCTGTAATAAACTGTAGAAGTGACCTTACTGCAAATGATTGGTACCGGTCCTTTTTTGTAATTATTCCAAGTTCCCACATAGGTGGAGATGATAGTGGAATCATTTTAATTGCGTTTTGATCCATCTTTGCAAATATAGATTTAGGTAAAAGAGTAATACCTAATTCAGATCTAACGAGTTCAGTTATTAAATCCCATTGGGAGCTCTCATATACGATGTTTGGGTAAAATCCAGCTTTTTGGCAATGATTAATGATTAGTTCATGTAATGCAAATTCTCGATTAAACAGAATAAAGTTTTCTTCCGCCAATTGTAGGAGCTCGACTGCCTTTTTTTCTGCCAAAATATGCTCTTTATATGTATAAAGCATAAATTGTTCTTTTATAAAAGGTAGGGTATTAAATTTAGTTTTATCTGAGGGTAATACAATAATCCCTATATCGACTTCCCCTTGATCTACTAAATGTTCAATCCTCTTTGCCCCAAGCTCGATTAATTCTAATGAAACCTCTGGATAAAGGATTCCAAAGTTTTTCGCTATTGTTGGAAAAAATAGCGTCCCAATTAAAGGAGGGATACCTATTTTAATATCGCCAGTTGGCAAATTCATTAAATCATCTAGTAATGTAGAGAGTTCATCCGTCGCACCTAATATTTTAATAGCTTGTTTATAAACAATTTCTCCAGCATCGGTCAGCATTAATTTACGTGTAGAGCGCTCAAATAACTCTACTTTGAGCTCAGACTCTAATTTTTTAATCGATTTACTCAATGTTGGCTGAGATATATAGGTATTTGCAGCTGCTTTTGTAAAGCTACCGTAATTTGCTACTTCAGTAAAATATCGTAGATCCTTCAATTCCAAAGAAATCACCTTTTATTCTAATGTGGAATAAATTTTATAACTATTATTCATTTTACTCATAAATAAAAATACTGTAAATTATTAAGTAAATAGATAGTGAAAATTCAGAATTTACTCTTAGAAAAGGGGAACAGCGAATATGCATCCAAATGAAGTAGTGATTGTAAGCGCTTTAATAACTCCGATTGATCTTTTTGGAGGAAGTTTAAAAAACATTAGTGCAGTTCAGTTAGGGTCAATCGTTATTAAAGCTGTGATAGAGCAAGCGGGAATTCATGGAGATCAAATAGAGCAACGATTATAGAAAAATATGAAAAGAGAGGAGTTTAGAAATGAAAAAAATATTCACTAGTTTCGAAGATGCAGTTAAAGAAATCAAAGACGGAATGACGCTAATGGTTGGAGGATTTGGACTTGTAGGGATACCAGAGAATCTGATTAAAGCCCTTTGTGAAAGTAATGTTAAAGATTTAACGGTTATTTCAAATAATTGTGGAGTAGATGATTGGGGACTCGGCCTACTTTTAAAAAATAAGCAAATTAAGAAGATGATATCATCCTACGTTGGGGAAAATAAAGAGTTTGAGAGACAAGTATTAAGTGGAGAATTAGAGGTTCAGCTAACCCCACAAGGTTCTTTAGCAGAGAAAATCAGAGCTGGTGGAGCAGGTATTCCTGCTTTTTATACCCCAGCAGGAGTAGGAACGCCAATTGCTGAAGGAAGGGAAATACGAGAGTTTAATAGTAAAGATTATTTACTTGAAGAGGCCCTAACTGCTGATTTTAGTTTAATAAAAGCTTGGAAAGCAGATAAAATGGGCAATGTGATTTACAGAAAAACTGCTCAAAACTTTAATCCTATAATGGCTACTGCGGGAAAG encodes:
- a CDS encoding YesL family protein; the encoded protein is MIENRLFNTLTTIVDYFILNLLWVLTSIPLFTFFPATAAMFGVIRKRQLQKDSQGIIKDFFTMFNENFKQSLVISIYWGLVATFLYFDYIVIHPNSSIIHLILYIVLIIGVVLFCSISIYLFPTMVHFELSWKVVIRNAFFFSLMNPILTIVLLLIAAIGLAIIYTYPAMIFIVGSPLAYMIYYMSQMFFNQVVMKKEMD
- a CDS encoding LysR family transcriptional regulator — encoded protein: MELKDLRYFTEVANYGSFTKAAANTYISQPTLSKSIKKLESELKVELFERSTRKLMLTDAGEIVYKQAIKILGATDELSTLLDDLMNLPTGDIKIGIPPLIGTLFFPTIAKNFGILYPEVSLELIELGAKRIEHLVDQGEVDIGIIVLPSDKTKFNTLPFIKEQFMLYTYKEHILAEKKAVELLQLAEENFILFNREFALHELIINHCQKAGFYPNIVYESSQWDLITELVRSELGITLLPKSIFAKMDQNAIKMIPLSSPPMWELGIITKKDRYQSFAVRSLLQFITEEFSGTKEQAP
- a CDS encoding thiolase family protein, whose product is MHPNEVVIVSALITPIDLFGGSLKNISAVQLGSIVIKAVIEQAGIHGDQIEQRL
- a CDS encoding CoA transferase subunit A is translated as MKKIFTSFEDAVKEIKDGMTLMVGGFGLVGIPENLIKALCESNVKDLTVISNNCGVDDWGLGLLLKNKQIKKMISSYVGENKEFERQVLSGELEVQLTPQGSLAEKIRAGGAGIPAFYTPAGVGTPIAEGREIREFNSKDYLLEEALTADFSLIKAWKADKMGNVIYRKTAQNFNPIMATAGKFTIAEVEEIVEVGELDSDGIHTPSIYVQGLIAGEHEKRIERLTIQA